In Drosophila yakuba strain Tai18E2 chromosome 2R, Prin_Dyak_Tai18E2_2.1, whole genome shotgun sequence, a single genomic region encodes these proteins:
- the LOC6532103 gene encoding beta-galactoside alpha-2,6-sialyltransferase 1 isoform X2 has protein sequence MRQVREMRKVTRASPGQSQALLSCLIIAVCAALIIQTGQIQGAKAQQGREPGVVNSGEPNGNGNESSGHRVPRSVFHVRWNPNEKFIVESRENPAINSSKLAPHPRLKVSKNTKLTLSPKLYLCHDKHSELCHNKTQQFRHRIVRAFEKAMVESVNESQANHYNVDYKPVFGDSFEEQYYPSTCLVMEAGVRVLRRKDAPFNKLPFGRLFPRQKLFRNVKDIKTCAIVSSAGSLAGSKLGRFIDTHDIVMRFNHAPTQGHEVDVGSKTTIRVVNSQVVTKPEFDFTRAPIFRNVTIAAWDPGKYNGTLEDWLTSADYDLFTNYELYRRRYPKSRAFLIDPHSVWRLWQSLQMFAGNRPISRNPPSSGFIGLALLLPHCPQVDFVEYVPSTRLNGRCHYYSKEMNSACTFGSWHPLAAEKLMALDMNMAEDDDMSVFQFGILRIRRPDKLLCGFNFFGY, from the exons ATGAGACAAGTGAGGGAAATGAGGAAAGTGACACGCGCATCGCCGGGTCAAAGTCAGGCCCTCCTTTCCTGCCTCATTATCGCCGTGTGCGCCGCATTAATAATTCAAACTGGGCAAATCCAGGGTGCAAAAGCTCAGCAGGGACGCGAACCTGGTGTGGTGAATTCGGGGGAACCGAACggcaacg GAAATGAAAGCAGTGGCCACCGCGTGCCGCGCAGTGTGTTCCACGTGCGCTGGAACCCGAACGAGAAGTTCATCGTGGAGAGTCGCGAGAACCCGGCCATCAACTCCTCCAAGCTGGCTCCCCATCCCCGGCTGAAGGTCTCCAAGAACACCAAGCTCACGCTGAGCCCCAAGCTCTATCTCTGCCACGACAAGCACTCGGAGCTGTGCCACAACAAGACCCAGCAGTTCCGCCACCGCATTGTGCGGGCCTTCGAGAAGGCCATGGTGGAGTCGGTCAACGAGTCGCAGGCGAACCACTACAACGTGGACTACAAACCCGTGTTCGGGGACAGCTTCGAGGAGCAGTACTACCCCTCCACCTGCCTGGTCATGGAAGCGGGCGTGCGGGTCCTGCGCCGCAAGGACGCGCCCTTCAACAAGCTGCCCTTCGGCCGCCTCTTTCCGCGCCAGAAGCTCTTCCGCAACGTGAAGGACATCAAGACCTGTGCCATCGTCTCCAGTGCGGGATCGTTGGCTGGCTCCAAGCTGGGCCGCTTTATCG ACACGCACGACATTGTGATGAGATTCAATCATGCGCCCACGCAAGGACACGAAGTGGATGTTGGCAGCAAAACCACGATTCGTGTGGTGAATTCGCAA GTGGTCACCAAGCCGGAATTCGACTTCACCCGGGCCCCCATCTTCCGGAACGTCACGATCGCCGCCTGGGATCCCGGCAAGTACAACGGCACGCTGGAGGATTGGCTCACCAGCGCCGACTACGACCTCTTCACCAACTACGAGCTGTACAGGCGGCGCTATCCCAAGTCGCGGGCCTTCCTCATCGATCCGCACTCCGTGTGGCGCCTGTGGCAGAGTCTGCAGATGTTTGCCGGAAACCGCCCGATAAGCCGGAATCCCCCCAGTTCCGGTTTCATAG GACTGGCCCTGCTCCTGCCGCACTGTCCCCAGGTGGACTTCGTGGAGTACGTGCCGTCCACGAGACTCAATGGACGCTGTCACTACTACAGCAAAGAG ATGAATTCCGCCTGCACATTCGGCTCCTGGCATCCGCTGGCCGCCGAGAAGCTGATGGCCCTGGACATGAACATGGCGGAGGACGACGACATGTCGGTCTTCCAGTTCGGCATCCTGCGGATTCGCAGGCCGGACAAACTGCTCTGCGGCTTCAACTTCTTTGGCTACTGA
- the LOC6532103 gene encoding beta-galactoside alpha-2,6-sialyltransferase 1 isoform X1 translates to MRQVREMRKVTRASPGQSQALLSCLIIAVCAALIIQTGQIQGAKAQQGREPGVVNSGEPNGNGAYENGSADSNDTERRLRKVIWKCISTGNESSGHRVPRSVFHVRWNPNEKFIVESRENPAINSSKLAPHPRLKVSKNTKLTLSPKLYLCHDKHSELCHNKTQQFRHRIVRAFEKAMVESVNESQANHYNVDYKPVFGDSFEEQYYPSTCLVMEAGVRVLRRKDAPFNKLPFGRLFPRQKLFRNVKDIKTCAIVSSAGSLAGSKLGRFIDTHDIVMRFNHAPTQGHEVDVGSKTTIRVVNSQVVTKPEFDFTRAPIFRNVTIAAWDPGKYNGTLEDWLTSADYDLFTNYELYRRRYPKSRAFLIDPHSVWRLWQSLQMFAGNRPISRNPPSSGFIGLALLLPHCPQVDFVEYVPSTRLNGRCHYYSKEMNSACTFGSWHPLAAEKLMALDMNMAEDDDMSVFQFGILRIRRPDKLLCGFNFFGY, encoded by the exons ATGAGACAAGTGAGGGAAATGAGGAAAGTGACACGCGCATCGCCGGGTCAAAGTCAGGCCCTCCTTTCCTGCCTCATTATCGCCGTGTGCGCCGCATTAATAATTCAAACTGGGCAAATCCAGGGTGCAAAAGCTCAGCAGGGACGCGAACCTGGTGTGGTGAATTCGGGGGAACCGAACggcaacggtgcgtatgaaAACGGCAGTGCCGACAGTAATGACACAGAAAGGCGGTTGCGCAAAGTAATTTGGAAATGCATTTCCACAGGAAATGAAAGCAGTGGCCACCGCGTGCCGCGCAGTGTGTTCCACGTGCGCTGGAACCCGAACGAGAAGTTCATCGTGGAGAGTCGCGAGAACCCGGCCATCAACTCCTCCAAGCTGGCTCCCCATCCCCGGCTGAAGGTCTCCAAGAACACCAAGCTCACGCTGAGCCCCAAGCTCTATCTCTGCCACGACAAGCACTCGGAGCTGTGCCACAACAAGACCCAGCAGTTCCGCCACCGCATTGTGCGGGCCTTCGAGAAGGCCATGGTGGAGTCGGTCAACGAGTCGCAGGCGAACCACTACAACGTGGACTACAAACCCGTGTTCGGGGACAGCTTCGAGGAGCAGTACTACCCCTCCACCTGCCTGGTCATGGAAGCGGGCGTGCGGGTCCTGCGCCGCAAGGACGCGCCCTTCAACAAGCTGCCCTTCGGCCGCCTCTTTCCGCGCCAGAAGCTCTTCCGCAACGTGAAGGACATCAAGACCTGTGCCATCGTCTCCAGTGCGGGATCGTTGGCTGGCTCCAAGCTGGGCCGCTTTATCG ACACGCACGACATTGTGATGAGATTCAATCATGCGCCCACGCAAGGACACGAAGTGGATGTTGGCAGCAAAACCACGATTCGTGTGGTGAATTCGCAA GTGGTCACCAAGCCGGAATTCGACTTCACCCGGGCCCCCATCTTCCGGAACGTCACGATCGCCGCCTGGGATCCCGGCAAGTACAACGGCACGCTGGAGGATTGGCTCACCAGCGCCGACTACGACCTCTTCACCAACTACGAGCTGTACAGGCGGCGCTATCCCAAGTCGCGGGCCTTCCTCATCGATCCGCACTCCGTGTGGCGCCTGTGGCAGAGTCTGCAGATGTTTGCCGGAAACCGCCCGATAAGCCGGAATCCCCCCAGTTCCGGTTTCATAG GACTGGCCCTGCTCCTGCCGCACTGTCCCCAGGTGGACTTCGTGGAGTACGTGCCGTCCACGAGACTCAATGGACGCTGTCACTACTACAGCAAAGAG ATGAATTCCGCCTGCACATTCGGCTCCTGGCATCCGCTGGCCGCCGAGAAGCTGATGGCCCTGGACATGAACATGGCGGAGGACGACGACATGTCGGTCTTCCAGTTCGGCATCCTGCGGATTCGCAGGCCGGACAAACTGCTCTGCGGCTTCAACTTCTTTGGCTACTGA